A genomic segment from Perca flavescens isolate YP-PL-M2 chromosome 13, PFLA_1.0, whole genome shotgun sequence encodes:
- the LOC114566274 gene encoding odorant receptor 131-2-like, with translation MGDLLQAKANVTASLDPDTEEYELILFGLFIVSSICSFFYINCVLLFTLRSKPVFCETSRFILLFNLLFADTFQQIPSLLLYILSCFNRKIPFDACGFLVLLCLVTDSISPLTLAVMSVERYVAVCLPLRHATIFTVRSTGMAIAMVWALSFIHILIRVFMLVHVFTIIPFNPHMNNFCSKESLFFAPIFNDFEKVYASTLFVSVGLAIIGSYIGVALVATSASTDKASARNVLQTLLLHLIQLCLVLTSIMYSAIITPIVRTMTRLTILRIYNVCFVFLSILPRCLSALIYGLRDQTIRRVLMQNLCCRRRASVFPNNSR, from the coding sequence ATGGGGGATTTGCTGCAGGCTAAAGCCAATGTCACTGCTAGTCTGGATCCAGATACAGAAGAATATGAATTAATTTTGTTTGGCTTGTTTATCGTAAGCTCTATCTGCTCTTTTTTCTACATTAACTGTGTTTTGCTGTTCACCCTGAGGAGTAAGCCGGTgttttgtgagacatccagatTTATTCTGCTGTTTAATTTACTCTTTGCAGACACTTTTCAGCAGATACCAAGCCTTCTGCTTTACATACTATCTTGTTTTAATAGGAAAATTCCCTTTGATGCATGTGGTTTCCTTGTTCTGCTCTGTCTTGTCACAGATTCAATCTCTCCTCTCACCCTGGCTGTGATGTCAGTTGAGAGATATGTGGCTGTATGCCTGCCTCTGAGGCATGCTACCATCTTCACTGTGAGAAGCACAGGCATGGCCATTGCTATGGTGTGGGCCCTTAGTTTTATCCATATCCTCATTCGAGTTTTTATGCTGGTACATGTGTTCACAATAATCCCCTTCAATCCACATATGAATAACTTTTGCTCTAAAGAATCTTTGTTTTTTGCACCAATCTTTAATGATTTTGAAAAAGTGTATGCCAGCACTCTCTTTGTGTCAGTGGGTTTAGCAATCATCGGCTCCTATATTGGTGTAGCACTTGTAGCCACGTCTGCCTCAACAGACAAAGCATCAGCCAGAAACGTTCTTCAAACGCTTCTGCTTCACCTGATTCAGCTATGCCTGGTTCTAACCTCTATCATGTACTCCGCAATTATTACACCCATTGTTAGAACAATGACGAGATTAACCATTTTACGTATttacaatgtttgttttgtgttcttGAGTATCCTTCCAAGGTGTCTGAGTGCTCTCATCTATGGACTCAGGGATCAAACCATTAGACGCGTCCTCATGCAAAATCTGTGCTGTCGGAGGAGAGCCTCAGTTTTTCCCAACAACAGCCGGTGA
- the LOC114566275 gene encoding odorant receptor 131-2-like, which produces MVYLLQGKANVTTSLDPGPEKYELILFGMLIVSAICCFFYINCVLLFTLRSKPVFCETSRFILLFNLLFADTFQQIPSLLLYILSCFNRKIPFDACGFLVLLCLATDSISPLTLAVMSVERYVAVCLPLRHATIFTVRSTGMAIAMVWALSFIHILIRVFMLVHVFTIIPFNLHMNNFCSKEAIFFSPIFNDFEKVYASTLFVSVGLAIIGSYIGVALVATSASTDKASARKVLQTLLLHLIQLCLVLTSITYSTIIIAIARTVGRLTISRIYNVCFVFLNILPRCLSALIYGLRDQTIRPVLMHNLCCGCKSSVIPNKSR; this is translated from the coding sequence ATGGTGTATTTGCTGCAGGGTAAGGCCAATGTCACTACTAGTCTGGATCCAGGTCCAGAAAAATACGAGTTAATTTTATTTGGCATGTTAATTGTAAGCGCAATCTGCTGTTTTTTCTACATTAACTGTGTTTTGCTGTTCACCCTGAGGAGTAAGCCGGTgttttgtgagacatccagatTTATTCTGCTGTTTAATTTACTCTTTGCAGACACTTTTCAGCAGATACCAAGCCTTCTGCTTTACATACTATCTTGTTTTAATAGGAAAATTCCCTTTGATGCATGTGGTTTCCTTGTTCTGCTCTGTCTTGCCACAGATTCAATCTCTCCTCTCACCCTGGCTGTGATGTCAGTTGAGAGATATGTGGCTGTGTGCCTGCCTCTGAGGCATGCTACCATCTTCACTGTGAGAAGCACAGGCATGGCCATTGCTATGGTGTGGGCACTTAGTTTTATCCATATCCTCATTCGAGTTTTTATGCTGGTACATGTGTTCACAATAATCCCCTTCAATCTGCATATGAATAACTTTTGCTCTAAAGAAGCCATATTTTTTTCACCAATCTTTAATGATTTTGAAAAAGTGTATGCCAGCACTCTCTTTGTATCAGTGGGTTTAGCAATCATTGGCTCCTATATTGGTGTAGCACTTGTAGCCACGTCTGCCTCAACAGACAAAGCATCAGCCAGAAAGGTTCTTCAAACGCTTCTGCTTCACCTGATTCAGCTATGCCTGGTTCTAACTTCTATCACGTACTCCACCATTATTATAGCCATTGCTAGAACAGTGGGGAGATTAACCATTTCACGTATttacaatgtttgttttgtgttcttGAATATCCTTCCAAGGTGCCTTAGTGCTCTCATCTATGGACTCAGGGATCAAACCATTAGACCCGTCCTCATGCATAATCTGTGCTGTGGGTGTAAAAGCTCAGTTATCCCCAACAAGAGCCGGTGA
- the LOC114566277 gene encoding odorant receptor 131-2-like, whose protein sequence is MSLKCFSKMSTAIQSQTNITVGQGLLERALFCTLTTVPCCVFLFINGTMLFTLRSKTVFQETSRYILLFNLLFADTVQLSLSQLLYILAACRIRLMYPLCGVLTMLSDLTNEISPLTLVVMSLERYVAVCYPLRHSTFITIRNTEVAIILVWVFSSLNVLTKVILLLNFPFENLESLQMNYFCARENMLLGRMSGDYDKAFTYFLFVSAGVAVTSSYIGVMIAARSASTDKASTRKARNTLLLHLGQLGLSLSSTIHTPLLIAMSKVLDRIILVRIQIFLYVCIIIFPRCLSSLIYGIRDQTIRPILIYNLCCQWRHSLSLSVISTKAKICMHTS, encoded by the coding sequence ATGTCTCTTAAATGCTTCTCAAAGATGTCAACTGCAATTCAATCTCAGACCAACATCACTGTTGGACAAGGATTACTGGAAAGAGCGTTATTTTGTACTCTTACTACTGTGCCgtgctgtgtgtttctctttatTAATGGGACCATGTTATTCACCTTGAGGAGTAAAACTGTGTTTCAGGAGACCTCACGTTACATTCTTCTGTTTAACCTCCTTTTTGCAGACACTGTACAGCTGTCACTGAGTCAGTTACTATACATACTGGCTGCTTGTAGAATAAGGCTGATGTATCCTTTATGTGGTGTTCTCACCATGCTTTCTGATCTCACAAATGAAATATCTCCTCTCACACTGGTGGTGATGTCTCTGGAGAGATATGTAGCTGTGTGCTACCCACTGAGGCACTCTACCTTCATCACCATCAGAAACACAGAAGTGGCTATCATTTTGGTTTGGGTTTTCAGTTCACTAAATGTCCTCACaaaagttattttactgttaaattttccatttgaaaaTCTGGAGAGCCTGCAGATGAATTATTTTTGTGCTAGAGAAAACATGCTACTTGGCCGGATGTCTGGTGATTATGACAAAGCGTTCACCTATTTTCTGTTTGTATCAGCGGGTGTGGCAGTCACTTCATCCTATATTGGTGTGATGATAGCAGCCAGGTCAGCCTCTACAGACAAAGCCTCAACCCGAAAAGCTCGTAACACACTGCTGCTGCATTTGGGGCAGCTGGGCCTCAGTCTCTCTTCAACTATACACACCCCATTGCTTATAGCTATGTCAAAGGTCCTAGACAGAATAATATTAGTGCGCATCCAAATTTTCCTTTATGTGTGTATTATCATTTTCCCAAGATGCCTGAGTTCTCTCATATATGGAATCAGAGACCAGACCATCAGACCCATCCTCATATACAATCTTTGCTGTCAGTGGAGACACTCACTTTCCCTCTCAGTCATCTCAACCAAGGCAAAAATCTGCATGCATACTTCATAG